A region from the Nocardioides plantarum genome encodes:
- a CDS encoding OsmC family protein: protein MHESHVAVGAGSLRSRAESAVGFPHRWTPEGVTVEADFTGAHLLHLAAAGCVLNDVHREGERLGVVLRGVRVTASGGFETDTWSSTGITYAVEVDTDSTADEVAALLEVVDAVAEIPKAIRAGATVVRAPT, encoded by the coding sequence ATGCACGAGTCGCACGTCGCCGTGGGCGCCGGTTCCCTGCGCAGCCGGGCCGAGTCGGCCGTCGGGTTCCCACACCGGTGGACGCCGGAGGGCGTGACCGTCGAGGCGGACTTCACCGGGGCCCACCTGCTCCACCTCGCCGCCGCCGGCTGCGTGCTCAACGACGTCCACCGCGAGGGGGAGCGGCTCGGCGTCGTCCTTCGGGGCGTCCGGGTCACGGCGTCCGGCGGGTTCGAGACCGACACCTGGAGCTCGACCGGCATCACCTACGCGGTCGAGGTCGACACCGACTCCACGGCGGACGAGGTGGCGGCGCTGCTCGAGGTCGTGGACGCCGTCGCCGAGATCCCGAAGGCGATCCGGGCCGGCGCGACCGTCGTACGGGCGCCGACCTGA
- a CDS encoding phytanoyl-CoA dioxygenase family protein has translation MALTTDDLPGSDSGDVNHRLPEANRSGGLHQDWAGDDQDWWDWYVTLAANDAAPVDLVAGPGLPDVAAASDEQVASELAEPYALDPADVEAFARDAFVKLPGVLSPAVVRRLAERLQDLLRAEHGADVAGRFTAMEQMWLHDDLMRQVALSPRLGGLAATLLGEPGVRLYHDNALSKEPGCGRTPWHHDAEHFPLQTTQAVTAWMPMSAIPGRMGPLSFARGSAVRDDLADLEFDKVGTSYDVAVAERLRERDVPVESSPFAVGEVSFHSALCFHTAGPNLTTQPRRALATTYFADGARVVETPTLISGTWREFLPGVEPGGLAASDLNPVVGRPSA, from the coding sequence GTGGCTCTGACGACCGACGACCTTCCCGGCTCCGACAGCGGTGACGTCAACCACCGCCTGCCCGAGGCCAACCGCAGCGGAGGGCTCCACCAGGACTGGGCGGGAGACGACCAGGACTGGTGGGACTGGTACGTCACCCTGGCCGCCAACGACGCCGCTCCCGTCGACCTCGTGGCCGGCCCCGGCCTGCCGGACGTCGCCGCCGCCTCCGACGAGCAGGTCGCCAGCGAGCTCGCCGAGCCCTACGCGCTCGACCCCGCCGACGTCGAGGCCTTCGCCCGCGACGCGTTCGTCAAGCTGCCCGGCGTCCTCTCGCCGGCCGTCGTACGCCGACTCGCCGAGCGGCTGCAGGACCTCCTGCGGGCCGAGCACGGCGCCGACGTGGCCGGTCGATTCACCGCGATGGAGCAGATGTGGCTCCACGACGACCTGATGCGTCAGGTGGCCCTGTCGCCCCGGCTCGGCGGGCTGGCCGCGACGCTGCTCGGCGAGCCCGGCGTCCGTCTCTACCACGACAACGCGCTCTCCAAGGAGCCTGGCTGCGGCCGGACGCCCTGGCACCACGACGCCGAGCACTTCCCGTTGCAGACCACGCAGGCGGTCACCGCGTGGATGCCGATGTCCGCCATCCCCGGACGGATGGGCCCGCTGTCGTTCGCGCGCGGCAGCGCGGTGCGTGACGACCTCGCCGACCTCGAGTTCGACAAGGTGGGCACGTCCTACGACGTCGCCGTGGCCGAGCGCCTGCGTGAGCGCGACGTGCCGGTCGAGTCCAGCCCGTTCGCGGTCGGCGAGGTGTCGTTCCACTCCGCGCTCTGCTTCCACACCGCCGGCCCCAACCTGACGACCCAGCCGCGGCGGGCGCTGGCCACCACCTACTTCGCCGACGGGGCGCGGGTCGTGGAGACCCCGACGCTCATCAGCGGCACCTGGCGGGAGTTCCTGCCCGGTGTCGAGCCCGGTGGGCTGGCGGCGTCCGACCTCAACCCGGTGGTCGGTCGCCCCTCGGCCTGA
- a CDS encoding class I SAM-dependent methyltransferase gives MSTGDTAERSLAHWSEAGRTGMEAFYALAAEDYRQLALAADWAAVLGDRAHEGWSLLDVACGSGKFPAALLRHAGLDGLPDVAYDLLDPSAFSVAEARGVLAPPFVARHDLVTTLQDLPADRADYDVVWATHALYAVPPAELDAAAARFVAALAPGGLGLVAQATSTSHYLVFYDAFRAGVRDATPYTTAEQVRDALVRAGAEVREQRVTYQTGTADRAVVEGFLQRCAFDDSVSLDAMEAAPVLGDYLASCRDASGSYTFSHEAALLWL, from the coding sequence GTGAGCACCGGAGACACCGCGGAGCGCAGCCTGGCGCACTGGAGCGAGGCCGGCCGCACCGGCATGGAGGCGTTCTACGCCCTCGCGGCCGAGGACTACCGCCAGCTGGCCCTGGCCGCCGACTGGGCCGCCGTGCTCGGTGACCGCGCCCACGAGGGATGGTCGCTGCTCGACGTCGCCTGCGGCAGTGGCAAGTTCCCCGCCGCGCTGCTGCGCCACGCCGGGCTCGACGGGCTCCCCGACGTCGCCTACGACCTGCTGGACCCCTCGGCGTTCTCGGTGGCCGAGGCTCGGGGTGTCCTCGCTCCTCCGTTCGTCGCCCGGCACGACCTGGTCACGACGCTGCAGGACCTGCCCGCCGACCGCGCGGACTACGACGTCGTCTGGGCGACCCACGCCCTGTACGCCGTCCCGCCGGCGGAGCTCGACGCCGCAGCAGCACGGTTCGTCGCCGCCCTGGCGCCGGGCGGGCTGGGCCTGGTGGCCCAGGCGACGTCGACCTCGCACTACCTGGTCTTCTACGACGCCTTCCGGGCCGGCGTGCGCGACGCCACGCCGTACACGACGGCCGAGCAGGTGCGTGACGCCCTCGTGCGGGCCGGGGCCGAGGTCCGCGAGCAGCGGGTGACCTACCAGACCGGGACGGCCGACCGCGCGGTCGTCGAGGGGTTCCTGCAGCGTTGTGCCTTCGACGACTCGGTGTCGCTCGACGCCATGGAGGCCGCTCCTGTCCTGGGTGACTACCTCGCCTCCTGCCGCGACGCGTCCGGTTCCTACACCTTCTCCCACGAGGCGGCCCTGCTGTGGCTCTGA
- a CDS encoding class I SAM-dependent methyltransferase, which yields MSNLARPPAPSRATTVHPREQPVSPDDLLADLRAVLRSEPALPGLSPSDYARSHAAFELLSDQRQLISSYLRDRLSDRLGPVSVLSVGCGDGTLDAPLAAGLSDVRPSRPVRYVGVDPYAGSTSAFEAALRDLGQDSLSVEVHTVPFEALPVVKAFDVITFVHSTYYVRDLDETLTAAFALLRPGGELLVLAAPRAELNALVEVLAPPVGGHDQWFSDDVERALEQTGLPRDATATLDAGFDAAAASDDVLDFAVQARLTPELRPLVRAYLDAIAAPSHERSSAPVAGLEPGTARQVPHPVDVFRIVCAG from the coding sequence ATGTCCAACCTAGCCCGGCCCCCCGCACCCTCTCGGGCGACCACCGTCCACCCACGCGAGCAGCCCGTCTCGCCCGACGACCTCCTGGCCGACCTGCGTGCCGTGTTGCGGAGCGAACCGGCTCTGCCCGGGCTGTCGCCGTCCGACTACGCGCGCTCGCACGCAGCGTTCGAGCTGCTCTCCGACCAGCGTCAGCTGATCAGCTCCTACCTGCGCGACCGGCTCTCCGACCGGCTGGGGCCGGTGTCGGTGCTCTCGGTCGGCTGCGGCGACGGGACCCTCGACGCGCCCCTGGCCGCCGGGCTGAGCGACGTCCGCCCCTCGCGCCCGGTGCGCTACGTGGGGGTCGACCCCTATGCGGGGAGCACCAGCGCCTTCGAGGCCGCGCTGCGCGACCTGGGCCAGGACTCGCTCTCCGTCGAGGTCCACACCGTGCCGTTCGAGGCACTCCCCGTCGTCAAGGCCTTCGACGTGATCACCTTCGTCCACTCGACCTACTACGTGCGCGACCTCGACGAGACCCTCACCGCTGCATTCGCCCTTCTCCGGCCCGGTGGCGAGCTCCTCGTGCTCGCCGCTCCCAGGGCAGAGCTGAACGCACTGGTCGAGGTGCTGGCCCCTCCCGTCGGCGGGCACGACCAGTGGTTCAGCGACGACGTCGAGCGGGCGCTGGAGCAGACCGGGCTCCCGAGGGACGCCACCGCGACCCTGGACGCGGGGTTCGACGCCGCCGCGGCCAGCGACGACGTGCTCGACTTCGCCGTCCAGGCCCGTCTGACCCCCGAGCTGCGCCCGCTGGTCCGCGCCTACCTCGACGCCATCGCGGCGCCCTCTCACGAGCGTTCCTCGGCACCCGTCGCGGGTCTCGAGCCAGGCACCGCTCGCCAGGTGCCCCATCCGGTCGACGTCTTCCGGATCGTGTGCGCGGGCTGA
- a CDS encoding metallopeptidase family protein, translating into MSPDEIGPEAFDDLVRDALDQLPDEAAALVADMAVVVREQPDRDEVEPGTLLLGTFRGVPHTATGSRIPGSLPDLITLFRVPILAVCASPEEVGPRVLKVLGHEVGHALGLSEGELRARGWA; encoded by the coding sequence GTGAGTCCCGACGAGATCGGCCCGGAGGCCTTCGACGACCTGGTGCGCGACGCCCTCGACCAGCTGCCCGACGAGGCCGCGGCGCTGGTGGCCGACATGGCGGTCGTCGTGCGCGAGCAGCCCGACCGCGACGAGGTCGAGCCCGGCACCCTGCTGCTCGGCACGTTCCGTGGCGTGCCGCACACGGCGACCGGGAGCCGGATCCCGGGGAGCCTGCCCGACCTGATCACGCTCTTCCGGGTCCCGATCCTCGCGGTCTGCGCGTCCCCGGAGGAGGTCGGCCCGCGGGTGCTCAAGGTGCTGGGTCACGAGGTCGGACACGCGCTGGGGCTCAGCGAGGGCGAGCTGCGGGCCCGGGGCTGGGCCTGA
- a CDS encoding immunity protein Imm33 domain-containing protein, which yields MALQTWTRDVHGTTVHMSAEHELEPWVQVLMSLWDGVPPGLLVDGYTVRIGWGPLQLQERPDGLVVAAPSHGVEEPHWQDDLTTDVRVFGWQRALEDRIRRNGPMSRYDEVVLVEDGVAEARSVGAQRFVEPVRGDSGWLVWVADAEAPRRPVRSVAVESLLVVRPSVLQLLGQPAGTFALLQDDEVTAVVGPDGDDLWGTGHVREVPEHPLVAMHRAAVASLPVGTPAWRLQTYVVGDGTGIAVVQGGRGGATAVAAADLSTLVSGSHEDLDTTLTRFLAGERTHRP from the coding sequence ATGGCGCTGCAGACCTGGACCCGCGACGTCCACGGCACCACCGTGCACATGAGCGCCGAGCACGAGCTGGAGCCGTGGGTCCAGGTGCTCATGTCCCTGTGGGACGGCGTCCCGCCCGGACTGCTCGTCGACGGCTACACGGTGCGGATCGGGTGGGGACCGCTGCAGCTGCAGGAGCGGCCGGACGGCCTGGTGGTCGCGGCCCCCAGCCACGGCGTCGAGGAGCCGCACTGGCAGGACGACCTGACGACCGACGTACGGGTGTTCGGCTGGCAGCGGGCCCTCGAGGACCGGATCCGACGCAACGGGCCGATGAGCCGCTACGACGAGGTCGTCCTCGTGGAGGACGGGGTCGCCGAGGCCCGATCGGTCGGCGCGCAGCGCTTCGTCGAGCCGGTCCGCGGCGACAGCGGATGGCTGGTGTGGGTCGCCGACGCCGAGGCGCCGCGCCGACCCGTGCGGTCCGTGGCCGTCGAGTCCCTCCTCGTCGTACGACCCTCGGTGCTGCAGCTCCTCGGGCAGCCGGCCGGCACCTTCGCGCTGCTGCAGGACGACGAGGTCACGGCCGTCGTGGGCCCCGACGGTGACGACCTGTGGGGCACGGGCCACGTCCGCGAGGTGCCGGAGCACCCGCTGGTCGCGATGCACCGTGCCGCGGTGGCCTCGCTGCCGGTCGGCACCCCGGCCTGGCGGCTGCAGACCTACGTCGTCGGGGACGGCACCGGGATCGCCGTCGTGCAGGGCGGTCGGGGCGGCGCCACCGCGGTGGCGGCGGCCGACCTCTCCACCCTGGTCAGCGGGTCCCACGAGGACCTCGACACCACCCTCACCCGCTTCCTGGCCGGCGAGCGCACCCACCGGCCGTGA
- a CDS encoding FdhF/YdeP family oxidoreductase: MSRKAPRSDIDESTLTVTHPEDHAAGPTAVAVSMKRAVDGMGVRRTARTLPKLNQADGFDCQGCAWPDPSPEHRHSAEFCENGVKAVTDEATLREAGPAFFAAHPIAELHDRTDYWLGQQGRITEPMVLRAGGTHYEPISWDDAFALIGTHLAVLDSPDEAVFYTSGKVSNEAAFAYQLFVRAYGTNNLPDCSNMCHESTSVGLAEVIGIGKASVTLEDVHQAELIVIAGQNPGTNHPRMLSALEIAKKNGARIIDINPLKEAGLTRFKNPQTVKGTVGHGTAMADLHLPVRINGDLALFQAIAALLLEWGRLDHDFIAQHTHGFEEYAAHLRALDWDLVLASTGLSREQITEAAEMIAASRKTVYCWAMGITQHHNGVANVKEISNLAFLQGNIGKPGAGLFPVRGHSNVQGDRTMGIWERPPAHFLDALRDEFGFEPPREHGYDAVAAVKAFRDDEAKVFFGLGGNFIAAMSDTTVTEDALRKADLTVQVSTKLNRSHVVHGREALILPPLGRSEKDLTGGIPQRVTVEDSVCSVHASRGPLEPASDHLRSEVDIICSVAQATLGDRHALPWDDFRGDYSQIRRRIGRMVPGCAGYEEKVDQPGGFVLPHPPRDTRTFETDTGRANFTVSPTEVLHVPQGRLLLQTMRSHDQFNTVIYGLDDRYRGIKDGRQVVFVNQLDIEAQGLRDGQYVDIVSEWEDGSTRRVSRFRVVSYDTPRGCAAAYYPETNPLISLDAKAVGSNQPAYKSVVVRLVASVPDAPATGRPEGIATEESPDGGDEPKRYVDPTHLS; this comes from the coding sequence ATGAGCCGCAAGGCACCCCGCAGTGACATCGACGAGTCCACCCTGACCGTGACCCACCCCGAGGACCACGCCGCGGGACCGACCGCGGTGGCGGTCAGCATGAAGCGTGCCGTCGACGGCATGGGGGTGCGGCGCACGGCGCGGACGCTGCCCAAGCTCAACCAGGCCGACGGGTTCGACTGCCAGGGCTGCGCCTGGCCCGACCCGTCGCCCGAGCACCGCCACAGCGCCGAGTTCTGCGAGAACGGCGTCAAGGCCGTCACCGACGAGGCGACCCTGCGCGAGGCGGGCCCCGCGTTCTTCGCCGCCCACCCGATCGCCGAGCTGCACGACCGCACCGACTACTGGCTCGGCCAGCAGGGCCGGATCACCGAGCCGATGGTGCTGCGCGCCGGGGGCACCCACTACGAGCCGATCTCGTGGGACGACGCGTTCGCGCTGATCGGGACCCACCTCGCCGTCCTCGACTCGCCGGACGAGGCGGTGTTCTACACCTCGGGCAAGGTCTCCAACGAGGCGGCGTTCGCCTACCAGCTCTTCGTGCGCGCCTACGGCACCAACAACCTGCCCGACTGCTCCAACATGTGTCACGAGTCGACCTCCGTCGGGCTGGCGGAGGTGATCGGCATCGGGAAGGCCTCGGTCACCCTGGAGGACGTCCACCAGGCCGAGCTGATCGTCATCGCCGGGCAGAACCCGGGCACCAACCACCCGCGGATGCTGAGCGCGCTCGAGATCGCCAAGAAGAACGGCGCTCGGATCATCGACATCAACCCGCTCAAGGAGGCGGGCCTGACCCGCTTCAAGAACCCGCAGACCGTCAAGGGCACGGTCGGCCACGGGACCGCCATGGCCGACCTCCACCTGCCGGTGCGCATCAACGGCGACCTGGCGCTGTTCCAGGCCATCGCCGCGCTGCTGCTCGAGTGGGGCAGGCTCGACCACGACTTCATCGCCCAGCACACCCACGGCTTCGAGGAGTACGCCGCGCACCTGCGCGCCCTCGACTGGGACCTCGTGCTCGCCTCGACCGGCCTGTCGCGTGAGCAGATCACCGAGGCCGCCGAGATGATCGCGGCCTCGCGCAAGACCGTCTACTGCTGGGCGATGGGGATCACCCAGCACCACAACGGCGTGGCCAACGTCAAGGAGATCTCCAACCTCGCGTTCCTGCAGGGCAACATCGGCAAGCCCGGCGCCGGGCTCTTCCCCGTACGCGGTCACTCCAACGTGCAGGGTGACCGCACCATGGGCATCTGGGAACGACCGCCCGCCCACTTCCTCGACGCGCTGCGCGACGAGTTCGGGTTTGAGCCGCCGCGCGAGCACGGGTACGACGCCGTGGCCGCCGTCAAGGCGTTCCGCGACGACGAGGCCAAGGTCTTCTTCGGGCTGGGCGGCAACTTCATCGCCGCGATGTCCGACACCACCGTGACCGAGGACGCGCTGCGCAAGGCCGACCTGACCGTGCAGGTCTCGACCAAGCTCAACCGGTCCCACGTGGTGCACGGCCGCGAGGCGCTGATCCTGCCGCCGTTGGGCCGCAGCGAGAAGGACCTGACCGGCGGCATCCCCCAGCGGGTCACCGTCGAGGACTCCGTCTGCTCGGTGCACGCCTCCCGTGGCCCGCTCGAGCCCGCCTCGGACCACCTGCGCTCCGAGGTCGACATCATCTGCTCGGTGGCCCAGGCGACCCTCGGCGACCGTCACGCCCTCCCGTGGGACGACTTCCGCGGCGACTACAGCCAGATCCGGCGCCGGATCGGCCGTATGGTGCCGGGCTGTGCCGGCTACGAGGAGAAGGTCGACCAGCCGGGCGGGTTCGTCCTACCGCACCCGCCGCGCGACACCCGCACCTTCGAGACCGACACCGGGCGCGCCAACTTCACGGTCAGCCCCACCGAGGTGCTCCACGTGCCGCAGGGCCGGCTGCTGCTGCAGACGATGCGCTCCCACGACCAGTTCAACACCGTCATCTACGGCCTCGACGACCGCTACCGCGGCATCAAGGACGGACGCCAGGTGGTCTTCGTCAACCAGCTCGACATCGAGGCCCAGGGCCTGCGCGACGGCCAGTACGTCGACATCGTCAGCGAGTGGGAGGACGGCTCGACCCGCCGGGTCAGCCGGTTCCGGGTCGTCTCCTACGACACCCCGCGCGGCTGCGCGGCGGCGTACTACCCCGAGACCAACCCGCTGATCTCGCTGGACGCCAAGGCCGTCGGCAGCAACCAGCCGGCGTACAAGTCGGTCGTGGTCCGGCTCGTGGCCTCCGTCCCCGACGCGCCTGCCACGGGACGGCCCGAGGGCATCGCGACCGAGGAGTCGCCCGACGGCGGCGACGAGCCCAAGCGCTACGTCGACCCGACCCACCTGAGCTGA
- a CDS encoding aminoglycoside adenylyltransferase domain-containing protein, whose protein sequence is MTQPDVRRVLDDLVDGAREALGDRLVGAYLVGSFALGSADEWSDVDFVVVTDGRVEGDGLDALRALHRRLPDGGGWASHLEGSYADLADLRSPMTLGRRWWYVDNGSRELEQSAHDNTAHTRWLLRERGVVLTGPPPRDLVAEMGAPALRAEALGIARARAEQLEGDPSWYDDAWFQPACVLTSCRIVHTATHAEVTGKTAAAHWALEHLDPVHRPVIEAALADRAHPWDRVHRQADPALVAPTRALVWDVVRLAGQAALDARD, encoded by the coding sequence ATGACCCAGCCCGACGTACGACGGGTGCTCGACGACCTCGTCGACGGTGCCCGAGAGGCGCTCGGCGACCGGCTCGTCGGCGCCTACCTCGTCGGCTCGTTCGCGCTCGGGAGTGCCGACGAATGGAGCGACGTCGACTTCGTCGTGGTCACCGACGGCCGGGTCGAGGGTGACGGGCTCGACGCCCTGCGCGCGCTGCACCGGCGGCTGCCCGATGGCGGCGGGTGGGCGTCCCACCTCGAGGGCTCCTACGCCGACCTCGCCGACCTGCGCAGCCCGATGACCCTCGGCCGGCGCTGGTGGTACGTCGACAACGGCTCCCGCGAGCTGGAGCAGTCGGCGCACGACAACACCGCGCACACCCGCTGGCTGCTGCGCGAGCGCGGCGTCGTGCTCACCGGTCCCCCGCCCCGCGACCTCGTCGCCGAGATGGGCGCACCCGCCCTGCGGGCCGAGGCGCTCGGCATCGCTCGGGCTCGCGCCGAGCAGCTCGAGGGCGACCCCTCCTGGTACGACGACGCGTGGTTCCAGCCCGCCTGCGTGCTGACGTCCTGCCGCATCGTCCACACCGCGACGCACGCCGAGGTCACCGGCAAGACCGCTGCCGCACACTGGGCCCTCGAGCACCTCGACCCCGTCCACCGACCGGTGATCGAGGCGGCGCTCGCCGACCGCGCGCACCCCTGGGACCGGGTCCACCGGCAGGCCGACCCGGCCCTGGTCGCGCCCACCCGTGCGCTCGTCTGGGACGTCGTACGACTGGCGGGTCAGGCTGCGCTCGACGCGCGGGACTGA
- a CDS encoding PIN domain-containing protein, translating to MTLRLLPGSQPRYAAEELGRQETAVGNVRTGGYLGQDLLKEYLKWALGAERMLLNHFTRDSVSAVVFTQRYWALQTSSSDNWEMSRLLVEAEIIEQSARLLAEKALLDDAHTRWTRGRLLVPDTSALIHGPKLWEWDPAADLGWRDVPVHIVLPMLVLDELDELKEHTKEHTRYRARQTLKWVAEQIGSSQSFLVGGGSVAEGPDGLVVRGDIHLDVLLDAPGHVRLPIADDEIVDRAAAIATLSGRDVVLVTNDVSQAYRGRLAGLDVSTVAEPIYDVDIQEQAKAGAKAERAQKAADRRVAQEAQRGKRKGGQHDQSESQTPSVPVNQDE from the coding sequence GTGACCCTCAGACTCCTCCCCGGCAGCCAGCCGCGCTACGCAGCCGAAGAACTCGGACGTCAAGAGACGGCCGTAGGTAACGTCCGCACCGGGGGTTACTTGGGCCAGGACCTGCTCAAGGAGTACCTGAAGTGGGCTCTCGGGGCAGAGCGGATGCTGCTGAACCACTTCACTCGCGACTCGGTCTCAGCGGTGGTCTTTACGCAGCGCTACTGGGCGCTCCAGACATCAAGCTCGGACAACTGGGAGATGTCCCGGTTGCTCGTGGAGGCCGAGATCATCGAGCAGAGCGCGCGCCTCCTGGCCGAGAAGGCGCTGCTGGACGATGCCCACACACGCTGGACGCGGGGTCGACTCCTCGTCCCTGACACCTCAGCCCTGATCCACGGCCCGAAGTTGTGGGAGTGGGATCCGGCCGCCGACCTCGGGTGGCGCGACGTTCCAGTCCACATCGTCCTTCCGATGCTCGTTCTCGACGAGCTCGACGAGTTGAAGGAGCACACCAAGGAGCACACGCGCTATCGAGCGCGCCAGACGTTGAAGTGGGTCGCGGAGCAGATCGGTTCGTCGCAGTCCTTCCTGGTCGGAGGAGGTTCCGTGGCGGAGGGCCCAGACGGTCTTGTCGTCAGAGGCGACATCCACCTCGACGTCCTGCTCGACGCGCCCGGCCACGTCCGTCTGCCGATTGCGGACGACGAGATCGTCGACCGTGCCGCTGCCATCGCAACGCTATCGGGCCGCGACGTCGTGCTCGTGACCAACGACGTCAGCCAGGCCTATCGCGGCCGTCTCGCTGGGCTCGACGTCTCGACGGTCGCGGAGCCGATCTACGACGTCGACATCCAGGAGCAGGCGAAGGCGGGAGCGAAGGCGGAGAGGGCTCAGAAGGCTGCGGACCGCCGGGTTGCCCAGGAGGCGCAGCGAGGCAAGCGAAAGGGAGGCCAGCACGACCAGTCCGAATCGCAGACACCCTCGGTGCCGGTCAATCAGGATGAGTGA
- a CDS encoding MarR family winged helix-turn-helix transcriptional regulator: MAATLPPSAAELDELLCFDLYAAQRAVTAAYRPVLGRLGLTYPQYLVLVLLWGREECTVREVAEALRLDHGTLTPLLRRMETAGLLTRTRGTDDERTVRLRLTDVGAELEEHRDDVQCQIADAMGLHDRDVAALQRLLRRVGDATRAAVEDTEV; encoded by the coding sequence ATGGCCGCCACCCTCCCGCCGAGCGCAGCCGAGCTCGACGAGCTCCTCTGCTTCGACCTCTACGCCGCCCAGCGCGCCGTCACCGCGGCGTACCGCCCGGTGCTGGGTCGTCTGGGGCTGACCTATCCGCAGTACCTCGTGCTCGTGCTGCTCTGGGGACGCGAGGAGTGCACTGTCCGCGAGGTCGCCGAGGCCCTGCGCCTGGACCACGGCACCCTGACCCCGCTGCTGCGCCGGATGGAGACCGCCGGCCTGCTGACCCGCACCCGCGGCACCGACGACGAGCGCACCGTACGGCTCCGCCTGACCGACGTCGGTGCCGAGCTCGAGGAGCACCGCGACGACGTGCAGTGCCAGATCGCCGACGCGATGGGCCTGCACGACCGTGACGTCGCCGCGCTCCAGCGGCTGCTGCGCCGGGTCGGTGACGCGACCCGTGCCGCGGTCGAGGACACCGAGGTCTGA
- a CDS encoding OsmC family protein, protein MPTRTARTAWNGSLQEGSGQVELTSSKVGTYEVSFPKRAADDAGGTTSPEELVAAAHSSCYAMQLSAIIAEAGGTPQSLDVQADVSLGPDSANGGFKLTGIKLTVVGEVEGLDEAGFQEAAQAAKAGCPISKALTGVEITLEASLES, encoded by the coding sequence ATGCCCACTCGTACCGCTCGCACCGCCTGGAACGGCTCGCTGCAGGAGGGCTCCGGCCAGGTCGAGCTCACCAGCTCGAAGGTCGGCACCTACGAGGTCTCGTTCCCCAAGCGTGCGGCCGACGACGCCGGCGGCACCACGAGCCCCGAGGAGCTGGTCGCCGCCGCCCACTCGTCGTGCTACGCCATGCAGCTCTCGGCGATCATCGCCGAGGCCGGCGGCACCCCGCAGTCGCTCGACGTGCAGGCCGACGTGTCGCTCGGCCCGGACTCCGCCAACGGCGGCTTCAAGCTGACCGGCATCAAGCTCACCGTCGTCGGCGAGGTCGAGGGCCTCGACGAGGCCGGCTTCCAGGAGGCCGCTCAGGCCGCCAAGGCCGGCTGCCCGATCAGCAAGGCGCTCACCGGCGTGGAGATCACGCTCGAGGCGTCGCTCGAGAGCTGA